In Siphonobacter curvatus, the DNA window TTATTAATACTGATGGCCTTCTCGGGTGCCTGGTTTTACTATACAAATACCCTTATTGTCCGCCTGGAATCCCACGAAGAAGAAGAAGTACGTCTGTACGCGGAAAGCTTAGAGTACGCCCTGACGAGTCCGGTTGAAACGGACGTTAATTTCTTTTTCGATAAGGTCGTGAAGATCAATACCGAGATTCCGGTCATTTATGAGTATCAGGGTCAATATCAATCCATTAACTTAAAATTACCGGAGAATACCCAAGAAATTCCGGCCTTTCTCAAGCAAAAATCGCAGGAATTTCAAACGACGCATCCCCCCATCGAAATTGATGGCGGCTTTGGCAAAGGATACATTTACTTTAGCCATTCTTTCCTCTTTACCCAGCTTCAGTATTATCCAGTTATCATGCTACTGGGCTTACTGGTCTTTGGCTATCTAGCTTATTTAGCCTTTAGTGCGTCTCGGCGATCGGAGCAAAACCGGGTTTGGGTAGGTCTAGCCAAAGAAACCGCTCACCAATTAGGTACGCCGCTTTCGGGTTTGAAAGGCTGGGTGGAATACTTCAAAACGGACCCGGATCGCTACGAAACCGAATTTGTACTGGAGGTGGAAAAGGATGTAGAACGACTGGAAACCATTACTGCCCGTTTCTCCAATATTGGTTCCGTACCAACGCTACATCCCGAACCCTTGGCTCAGCATGTCGAGCAGTTTGTGGATTATTTGAAACGGCGGGTTTCCTCCAAGATCAAATGGAACGTCAACAATGAAATCCCCGCGGGTAAGATGATCCCCGTCAACCGAAATCTGTTTGAATGGGTCGTTGAAAACCTGTGCAAAAATGCCGTTGATGCCATGGAAGGCGTAGGCGAACTACGGATTCACCTCTGGGAAAAAGCGGGACAAACGTATATCGACATCAGCGATACGGGAAAAGGCATTCCAAAATCGCAATGGAAGCAGGTGTTTAATCCTGGTTTTAGTACCAAGAAACGCGGCTGGGGTTTGGGCCTAACGCTCGCTAAACGGATCATTGAGAATTACCACCGGGGACGTTTATATGTGAAAGCATCGGAGCCCGGCAAAGGCACTACCTTTCGTATTTCACTCCCCTCCTGAAACTAGTGTACCTAAAAAAGAGCCGGTCGAAACCGGCTCTTTTTTAGGTACGATCATCGCTAGTTTTTACTGAGCCCGCACCACTACGGAAGGTGTTTCCACTTCATTGCTGACGTTCATGCCCCGGTCCCGAATGCGAATCATGAATTTAAGCGTGTCATTCCGCGTCACCGCTCCGTAAGGTACCATGATGGCCCGTTGCAGTGTTCCTTCAATGGGACCTACTTTGTTATCGGTACGGAGCCGCGGGAAATTTCCAGAGTTAGAAACCCCGAAGGAGGCACTTACGTCCTGAAATTGTCCTCTGATCCGACGAAACGTACGTACTTCGTAATTAAATCCGTTATTAAATTGAATGGAATCCTGGGGATAGGTACCCGGTGAAAGGCCCAAGTCTCCGTCTCCATCCTGAAACTTCACGCCAATCACCAGTGAATCCTGGGCATTTCCCAGACGATCTCGAATGTTGGCGTACTTGGTAAGCGTCGTCGAACCGTCCAGTAGCATGGGTACATTCGAAAAATCCGGCTCAGCCGTACAGCTGGCCAGGGCCAATACCGCTATCGTTATGGAAAAGATAAATAATAATCGTTTCATAGGAACCTAAATCATTTCGTCTCTGTCATAAACGACGAGACGGGCGGAAAGTTACGTAAGCCCTTTGGTAAATTAAAATTGCGCTGCATTTTGCCCTTTAGAAAGGAATTGCCCAATCGGATTGCCCGGCACTT includes these proteins:
- a CDS encoding sensor histidine kinase, translating into MKNSTAPAPPKLRSENRLGSLPARMLSGDLYQQKNQVKIGILLILMAFSGAWFYYTNTLIVRLESHEEEEVRLYAESLEYALTSPVETDVNFFFDKVVKINTEIPVIYEYQGQYQSINLKLPENTQEIPAFLKQKSQEFQTTHPPIEIDGGFGKGYIYFSHSFLFTQLQYYPVIMLLGLLVFGYLAYLAFSASRRSEQNRVWVGLAKETAHQLGTPLSGLKGWVEYFKTDPDRYETEFVLEVEKDVERLETITARFSNIGSVPTLHPEPLAQHVEQFVDYLKRRVSSKIKWNVNNEIPAGKMIPVNRNLFEWVVENLCKNAVDAMEGVGELRIHLWEKAGQTYIDISDTGKGIPKSQWKQVFNPGFSTKKRGWGLGLTLAKRIIENYHRGRLYVKASEPGKGTTFRISLPS